TTCTTCGGCACGGGGGTCACCCGCGTCCGATACTATCCTACACCGCATCCACCCCCGGGTCCAAGCTGGGGGCTTGACACTTTCATCCGTGGTCCAGGCGTGGCGCGGTTTGGTGCGCCGATGCTCGATCCCCAGTTCGCGACAGGCCGTCAGGAAGCGCCCGTAGAACTCCGGCCCGCCATCGGGCAAGACGGCGCGGACCGGATGCCCGGCGCGCTGGTAGGTGGGCGCCACGCGGGTCCGCAGGAACGCGGTGGCCGTCGCTTGGGTGACCCGCGGCACGAGCGTCGCGATCGCGTACGAGCAGGCGGCATCGCAGGCCGTCAGCTGCCAGACTTTCCCGACCCCCTTCAGCTTCCCGACATAGAACGCGTCGATGCAGACCAGATCGCCTGGTTGGACCGCGGCGACGTGCGGCCGGACGACCCGTCGGCGCGTCCGTTCGGTCAGCAGGCCCTGGACGTCCAGCGCCCGCGCTTCCAGGCGGGTCAACCGTTCCCAGCGCGTCTGCAAGCCATGGCGCTTGAGAATCCCGTACACGCCCGACGCACTGACCCGCCACCGGCCCCAGCGGGGCTGCCGGAGTTGGGCGGCAATCCGCGCCGGCCCGTGGGTCGGCCACAGCAGCGCGTACGCCAACACCGCGTGCTCCAGGGCTGGGGTGGCCTGGCGCGGCCAGCGCGCTGGGCGGGTCGGCCGGGGCCGCAGGCCGTCTGGGCCATACCGCAGCAGGCGCTGCCGCCAACGGTAGAACAGGGTCCGGGAGATCCCGGCCTCCTGACAGGCCCGGGTCACATTGCCCAGCTGCGCGGCGCGTTGCATGAGCATAAGCCGATGATGGCGAACGCTGTCCTCGAGGGTCACGTCCGTCTCCCTCCTTCCGAAACCCGGCAGGTCTCGGTTGGAGTATTCGGAGGTTGGACTGTGACCCTCTTGCTGTCACGGGAGGTACCCCTCCAAATGTTAACACTACGTTCAATCAGTACACACTAGTAAAGGATTTGCTCCTGTCCGATCTCCTGACGCATGACTCCATAGTTCGCAAGAGAAAGGGCTTTTCGGGCATATCAGGCGAGCAGGGGGATTGCTGATGGATCTGATGCTACTGCAGGCAGGGCTCGCGGTCATCTTGGCAAGCGCGTTTTGGCTAGCTTCACCCGATTTTTTGGAAACGGATGTACGTAACGCTTTTCTAGCGACGCTGCTTCAATCGGGGGTACCTCCAAGGGGCATGGGTGCGTTGGACCTGCTTGGAGAAAGCACACCACTCTTGGCCTTCCGACACGGCTGTCAACAGTCACACTTGGAAAGGCTGACCTGGCGGAACGCCACACCAAACTGGAGGAAGTAGAGCGCCGGGCAAGTCAGGGCCCCGGGCGATGCAGGCCTTGAACCCACCATGCCTCCGCGCCAGCCCGCTCCAATCAATGACGACGACCTGCTCGGAACCGCTTGATGGGCAAGGTTTTGCAGTGCACACTGCCGCAGTACTCCAAAGGTAGATCTCGGACACCCGATCACAATTGCACGCAATTTGCATCTATGAAAAGGCCGTGCCTGTCAATCCCTCCCCGTGCTTTCGAGTAGTCCTTGCTACGCCTACCCTTGCCAACTCGGAGCTCGGGTGCGACCCGAGGTCATTCATCTATCCGTGCCCGTGGAGGGCACACCATGTGATCCGACTCGGGCTCCCAATCACTTGGCGGGTCCTCTACGGGACCATGCAAATTCAGGGGAGTCCCGAGCTCTCAGCCCTAATGGGCATGGCGCAGCATCCAGTAGATCGTCGTGAGTAGTTCGCGCGCCGCCGCCACCCGGGCCAGTTTGGCCCCCTTGCGCGGCGCGAGGCGCTGGTAGATCTGTTGGTAGCGACCTGGCCGGCGAACCGCATGCAGCACGGCCTCGATGAGGATCCAGCGCAACCACGTCGACCCCTGTTTGGAGATGTGCCCCGTGTAGACGCGCCCTCCGCTCCCGCGGACAATCGGGGCAAGCCCAGCATAGGACACCAGGTGCTTCGGACCGGGAAACCGCGTGATGTCCCCGATCTCGGCCAGAATGAGCAGGGCGGTGTAGTGGCCGACTCCTGGAAGGCTACAGAGTGTTTGGGCGAGGGGCTTGGCCTTTGCCTCCTGATCGATGGTCCGCGACGCGTCGAGAATCTGTGCGTGTAAGGTGTCCAGCACCGCGAGGAAGCCCTGGAGTGCCTGCTGGTAGACGGGTCGCAGGGGCAGCGTGCCTAGCCAGGCGCGGCCCTGTCCCCCAAAGGCATCGGTGTACGGACACTCATAGCCGTGCTTGAGGAGAATGGCATGCACGCGGTTCTTGAGCATGGTCTGGAGCCGGACGAGCACGGCCCGGTACCGCAGCAGTTCGCGGAGGTCGCGGATCTCGCGGGGCGGGATGTAGGCCGCAGGAACAAGGTCCGTGCGCAGTAAGTGCGCCAGAATCGTGCTATCGACTTTGTCGGTTTTCACTTTCGCTTCCGCGATGGCACGCGTGCGCAGCGGATGCGCGAGGGTGACCGGGATGGCTAACGTCTCCAGGAGATCATACAGATGGTACCAATTCATGCTGGCCTCGATAACCACACGAGCCGGCTCCGCGACGTCACCAAAGAACTGCGCCAGCGCGTCGCGGCTGTTGGTCAGCTTGCCCTGCCGCCGGATCTGCCCCGTGGCATCCATCTGCGTGTAAAAGGTATACCGCTTGTGAATATCAAACCCGATGTACTGCACGGCTGTGCCCTCCTCCATTGTGCGAGATTGGACCCTCGTTCAATGGTCTTCGGCTCTCGGAGGGCACGGCCTTTCCATTACATCACTTGCGGCGTCGCATGAGAGGGCCAACGGGGGGATCTCCCACCCTGTTCCGTCCCCGCAGATACAGTGCTGTACCGTTGGCCAACTTGCCGGGCTCACTACCCTGGGTTGCCTAACCACGGGAAACGCGGGGGCCGTCTGGTTCCTAGACCCTGCAGGTCCTGTACGGCGACGGGCCCTGGAGCCAGGGACCGGCGTTCCTCGAGGCGCTCGGTATTCTCGATGGAGTTCCGATGGACGGATCCACCCCGCACAACCCCGAGGTCATCCACCACATGGTGGAAGCGCTCAAGCTAGCGTTCGCCGACCGCGAGCGGTACCTCGGCGATCCTCTTGTCGTGAAGGTTCCGATGGAACAGCTCCTGTCGCGATCGTACCTTGCCGAACAGCGCGCGCGGATCGACCCCCACGTAGCATACCCTGGCTGTCCCCCGGCGGGTCACATCGCGGGGTTCCCCCGTGTGGAACCGCCGCCACCGGCAGGCGAGGCTCCGGTTGCGACGGCGCGTACAGTGTCGGCTGATCTTCCGGGCACGTCGTATCTGTGCGCGATGGATCGCGAGGGCAATATCTTCTCGGCCACGCCGAGCGACGGATACAGCCAGAGTGAGGTCATCCCGGGACTTGGCTTGGCGATCTCCGAACGTGGTCTGCAGGGAAGTCTGAACCCGGATAACCCGAACGTGGTCGCACCCGGAAAACGCATCAGGCTCACGCCGAATCCTGCTCTCGTACTGCGTGACGGCGAACCTTTCATCGCGATCGGGTCGCCGGGCGCGGATCGACAGCCCCAGGCGATGACGCAAGTATTGAGCAAGATACTGATCTGGCACATGAACCCTCAGCAAGCGGTGGAACACGCGCGGTTCGCCTCGTACTCGTTCCCGCAAGGTGCATTCCCGCATCAGTACGAACCTGGTAAGTTGCGCTTGGAAGCAGATGTACCAGAGGATGCGACGGCGCAACTGCGTGCATACGGGCACGATGTAGACCGGTGGCCGAAGTGGTCCTGGTCAGCCGGCGGGGTCTGCGTCGCGATGCGGGACCCGGAGCGGCGGGTCTTCGTGGGCGGTGCTGACCCCAGGCGCGAAGGGTACGTTGTCGCCGTCTAACAGCATGCGTTCTCGCGTTGGACCACCCCTGGCCTCATGAACGGCGTGGCTGACCTGCTCCAAGAGGCTTCGGTCGAGGAGGTGGCCGGCTTCATTCGCAGCCGAGCCGTAACCTCGATCGAGGTCACTGGCGCCTGCCTTGAGCGCATCCACAAGCTTGATGGCGCACATCACGTCTTCATCACGGTGCTGGAAGAGGACGCACTCGTCGCGGCGGCCCGGGCCGACGACGACGTGCGGCGCGGCAGACTGATTGGGCCACTGCACGGTGTCCCCGTCAGCGTCAAAGATGCGTTTCTAATGCGTGGCACGCCGACGACGGTCGGGGCTGCTGTGCTCCGGACGCACGCACCAACGGAAGGCGACGCCGCGTGTCTGGACCGCCTCCGGGACGCGGGCGCTGTGTTGCTCGGTAAGGTCAACGTCGGCAGCGGAATCGCGTGGCAGGCGGTCGCGCTAAGCCAGAGCCGGCTACCGCCTGCCGAGAATCCATGGCGGCGCGGGTATACGCCAGGCGGGTCAAGCAGCGGCTCCGCCGTCGCCGTGGCCCTGGGCATTGGGCGGACTGCCGAAGCGCTTGGGCTCCGGGGATTGTCAAAAGAGCAGATCGCGGCGCTCGTGACCTAGGGCTCACTGATGCGCCATACCGGGCCGATGCGAGGCCACGGGTAAGGATTTGCAGGATAAGTCGGGCGGTCAGGCGTTTGACCTGCAGTCTCATCGGTGATGAATTCACTGAGCCGGATCTTGCGCGGTTCCGTCCCGTGTCGTTGCGCGGCGTGCCGTCGGGGTTCGTAAGTAAACGCGCCCATTGTGCAACATTTGATCGATTTTAGTGGGTATGTTGACAAAAACTAAATCTTCATTGTACTATTTGCGCATCATCGATCATTGCGTGGAGATAAATGGCCAGACAAGACGCCACGAGATCCGTACTGCGAGCTCCTCGATCGATCAAGTCAGTTCACAGGTCTTGCCGTATCTTACGCTATCTGACGGATCAGCCAGCGGGTGCGGCATTAAATGACATTGCCGCGCACTTGGACGTTCACAAGAGCACGGCGTTGCGCTTGCTTACCGAACTGGAACGCGCCGCGTTGGTACAACGAACGTCTCATGGTCGCTACGGACTCGGACTTGCGAACGTCGCTATGGCGGGCAGCGTACTCAGTCATCTCGAGGTCCTCAAGGTCGCTGAACCATTCCTAAGAGATCTCGTCAAGCTTACTCACCAGACGGCCAACCTCACGGTCAGGCTTGAGCACGAAATCCTCAATATCAATCACGTCCTGCCGTCGGACATGCTCCCGAGCTTTGATTGGATTGGGCATCGGGCGCCACTGCACCGGGGAGCGGCTGCCAAGGCTTTGCTCGCGCATCTTCGTGATGACGAGATCGCCGCTTATCTGGAAGAAACACCGAATAGCGTGCCCGACCGAAGTACGTTCTGGGATCAGATGCAACAGATCCGCAAGCTCGGGTTTGCGGTGAACCGCGGCGAGGTCGATCCAACGGTCTACGCGGTGGGTGCGCCGATCTTCAACGCGGAGGGCCGTTGCTGCGCTAGCATCTCGATCGCGGGATATCAGGAAGACTTTTCTGAGCAGCGCATCCGCGAATTCTCCCAGCTCGTGATTGAAGCAGCACAAGGGATCTCTCGACGACTGGGCTTTTCAGGTCGTCGGGCGGTCGGAATCGCGTGAGATACATGAGCGCTGACAGAAAGATCCGTGTAGCGATTGTGGGCGTTGGGATGTGGGGGGCAAGGACGCACCTCCCCACATTCGCGTCGATGGATGACGTATGCGTCGTCGGGTTAGCCGACTCCCAGCTCGACACCATAAAGCCGCTTGCCCGCGAGTACGGGATCGAACACGCACATGCCGATGCTGGAGAGATGCTTCGAGCGGTTGGCTCCGTTGATGCCGTCGTCATTGCGACACCGACGGACACGCACCGGGACGTCGCGCTCATGGCGATCAATGCTGGTGCCCATGTGCTGTGTGAAAAACCACTCGGCTACGCTACTGTAGATGCTCGTGAGATGGTCACTGCCCTACATGCTCGAGAACGTGTCGGGAAAGTAGGGTTTCTGTTCCGCTATTCACCAGTCGTCGAACGAATGAAGAAACTCGTCGAAGATGGTGTCATTGGAGAAGTTCAGTTGTTTGAAAGCATGGTCGTGAATGCGCAGTTCATCGACTCGACCAAGCCGCTCCATTGGAAGATGGAGCGGTCCCGTGCTAACGGCGGAGTTTTTGTTGAGTATGGGGTACACAGCATCGACCTCGCTCTGTGGTTCGGGGGACCGATTGCAAGTGTGGTTGCCCACGGTCTCACTCTTATTCCACATCGATCACGCGATGGGCTGCAACGTCAAGTCGATGTAGATGATGCGACCTCTTGGATCGCAACGTACCGCCACGGTGGGGAGGCTCTATTTCGCGCTGGGTGGGCGTCCCTACCAATCGGTGGTGGCGGAATCCGCGTATACGGCAGTAATGGATCCTTGGCTTGGCAGCTCGACCCGACGACTCGTCGAAGCGAGAAACTCATTGTGTCAACCATCGACGCTCCTGAACCTCGGGTGGACTTTGAGTTCCAGCCGCCGTTTGACCCCAAGACGGACACCGGCGTCCACCCGCTAGGTCTACTCGCTCGTTACAATGCGCGCCTCGACGCCAGTTTCGTAGATGACGTGCGAGCTGGACGGGTATCTGGAGCGAGTTTTGACGACGGCTTAGCTGCACAACGCGTCCTTGGGGCCATCCGCAAGTCGTTGGATGAACAGCGGTGGGTCGACGTTGAGGCGGAGTAGGCGTTGAAGAGTAACGGCGCACCATGGTAGGCTACATCGTACGCCGGCTCGGCGCGACCGTCCCGGTCCTCTTCGGCGTGTCTGTGTTAGTCTTCGCCATTATTCATGCAGTCCCGGGGCATCTTGTTCAACTCATCGCGGTGCGGTCCTTTGCGGCCCTTACTCCCGCCCAAGAAGAGCGCATCCGTCACGAGTTAGGACTCGATCGTCCGCTCGTCGTGCAGTATGGAGACTTCGTGGACAAGGCCCTCAGGGGCGACCTGGGGCGCTCGTTCTATACCAATCGTCTTGTCACGACCTCGATCATAGAACAACTCCCTGCGACGTTGGAGCTGGCGGGCGCCGGAATGCTGTTTGCGGTCGCCGTTGGAGGGGGGTTGGGGCTGGTCGCGGCGATCCGACATAATAGTTGGCTTGATAACCTGGCAATGTTATTTTCGCTGGGCGGCCTCTCGATCCCGATGTTCTGGTCGGGCTTGTTGCTGATCTACCTATTCGCGGTGCGCCTACATTGGGTCCACATCGTTGGTGGAGCCGGATGGAAAGCGCTCGTTTTGCCAGCGATTGCTCTAGGTTACGATGCGGCGGCTTTCATCTCCAGAATGGTCCGATCCAGCGTTCTTGAGGTACTCCGCCAAGAGTACGTTCGCATAGCATACGCAAAAGGCCTGAGCGAACGTACGGTCATTTTTCGTCATGTGCTTAAGGCCGCTATGATCCCGATTGTTACACTAGTGGGGTTGAATGCCGGCCGATTACTCAGTGGGGCGGTCGTAGTTGAGACGGTCTTTGCTAGACAGGGCATCGGCCGTCTCGCGGTCGAGGCTATCCTGTACAAAGATTATTTTCTTGTGCAAGGAGTTGTTCTTCTTGCCGCTCTGATCTACGTGTCGTTGAATCTCATGATCGATATCTCGTATGCGTGGCTGGACCCTCGCATACACTATCAATGAGGCCGTGATTTGAGCGTTGGAACTCTCCGCACTGCGGAGCAGCGGACCGTTGACCGGGAGCCTACACGGGGGCGTTTTAGGGTGTTTCGACGTCGCCTCACCCGGAATCGTGCGGCCCTCGTCGGCGGCGTGGTGTTTGTCATGGTTGTGCTGAGCGCCGTGCTCGCTCCGATTGTGGCACCATATCAACCGGATGCGCTCGATTTCACGGCAATGCTGGCACCACCAGGCCCCGCGCATCTCTTTGGGACTGACGAGCAGGGGCGCGATTTGTTGGCACGCGTCCTCTACGGCGGGCGTATCTCTCTTAGTATGGGTTTCGTTGCTGTAGCAATCGCAGCCGGTATCGGCGTCGCTCTCGGATTAGTGGCCGGCTACTACGAAGGCTCGATCGGGTCACTCATAATGCGCGCGATGGATGTCATGCTTGCTTTCCCCGGGATCCTGTTAGCGCTCGCTGTAGTCTCGATGCTCGGGCCGGGTATCACTCCGGTTATGGTTGCTGTGGGCATAGCTTCGATCCCGCAATTCACTCGGGTGACCCAGAGTAGCGCTCTTGCTACCAAAGAAGTCGAGTATGTTCTTGGTGCTCGGGCAGTCGGATCTTCGCCGACGCGCATCGTCGTACGACACATTCTCCCAAATATCTTCGCACCGATCATGGTGCTGATCACTACCGGACTCGCCGCAACTCTTATCACAGGGGCTGCATTGTCCTTCCTAGGGCTCGGTGCGCAGCCTCCCACTGCCGAGTGGGGGAACATGCTGGCCAACGGCCGCGTCTACCTGGAAACAGCGCCTTGGATCACAATTTTCCCGGGCCTGGCGATCATGGTTACTGTGATGGCGATCAATCTATTTGGCGATGGACTCAGGGACGCTCTCGACCCTCGACTCAAGTAAGACGCGCGTGCGGCGAGACCGCGGAGAGGAGGAGCATTCATGCGAGGAACTGAGGGACGGCCAAGTTCAGCCGAACGGTGGAGTCGTCGTGAGGTCCTTAAGCGAGGAGTGGCGTTCGGCGTTGCCGCTACCGCAGTAAGGGGCTTGTTTGGCCCAGAGCCCGGGATTGCCGCAACACAAATTCAAGGTGGGCAGTTAACTGCGAGCATGTTTCTTGAGCCCAACACCCTTGATCCTGCGGCGGCGACCTACATTCCGGGGATCGTAGTTTTGAAAAACGTGGTGGAAACGCTGGTCGAGTTTGACCAGAACAGCAAGCCTCATCCCCGTTTGGCGACCGATTGGAAGGTATCGCCCGACGGCAAACAGTGGACGTTCAGACTACGCGAGGGCATCATGTTCCACGATGGCACACCATTTGACGCGGAGGCGG
This genomic window from bacterium contains:
- a CDS encoding Gfo/Idh/MocA family oxidoreductase, which produces MSADRKIRVAIVGVGMWGARTHLPTFASMDDVCVVGLADSQLDTIKPLAREYGIEHAHADAGEMLRAVGSVDAVVIATPTDTHRDVALMAINAGAHVLCEKPLGYATVDAREMVTALHARERVGKVGFLFRYSPVVERMKKLVEDGVIGEVQLFESMVVNAQFIDSTKPLHWKMERSRANGGVFVEYGVHSIDLALWFGGPIASVVAHGLTLIPHRSRDGLQRQVDVDDATSWIATYRHGGEALFRAGWASLPIGGGGIRVYGSNGSLAWQLDPTTRRSEKLIVSTIDAPEPRVDFEFQPPFDPKTDTGVHPLGLLARYNARLDASFVDDVRAGRVSGASFDDGLAAQRVLGAIRKSLDEQRWVDVEAE
- a CDS encoding ABC transporter permease, which gives rise to MVGYIVRRLGATVPVLFGVSVLVFAIIHAVPGHLVQLIAVRSFAALTPAQEERIRHELGLDRPLVVQYGDFVDKALRGDLGRSFYTNRLVTTSIIEQLPATLELAGAGMLFAVAVGGGLGLVAAIRHNSWLDNLAMLFSLGGLSIPMFWSGLLLIYLFAVRLHWVHIVGGAGWKALVLPAIALGYDAAAFISRMVRSSVLEVLRQEYVRIAYAKGLSERTVIFRHVLKAAMIPIVTLVGLNAGRLLSGAVVVETVFARQGIGRLAVEAILYKDYFLVQGVVLLAALIYVSLNLMIDISYAWLDPRIHYQ
- a CDS encoding IclR family transcriptional regulator; amino-acid sequence: MARQDATRSVLRAPRSIKSVHRSCRILRYLTDQPAGAALNDIAAHLDVHKSTALRLLTELERAALVQRTSHGRYGLGLANVAMAGSVLSHLEVLKVAEPFLRDLVKLTHQTANLTVRLEHEILNINHVLPSDMLPSFDWIGHRAPLHRGAAAKALLAHLRDDEIAAYLEETPNSVPDRSTFWDQMQQIRKLGFAVNRGEVDPTVYAVGAPIFNAEGRCCASISIAGYQEDFSEQRIREFSQLVIEAAQGISRRLGFSGRRAVGIA
- a CDS encoding gamma-glutamyltransferase, which encodes MYGDGPWSQGPAFLEALGILDGVPMDGSTPHNPEVIHHMVEALKLAFADRERYLGDPLVVKVPMEQLLSRSYLAEQRARIDPHVAYPGCPPAGHIAGFPRVEPPPPAGEAPVATARTVSADLPGTSYLCAMDREGNIFSATPSDGYSQSEVIPGLGLAISERGLQGSLNPDNPNVVAPGKRIRLTPNPALVLRDGEPFIAIGSPGADRQPQAMTQVLSKILIWHMNPQQAVEHARFASYSFPQGAFPHQYEPGKLRLEADVPEDATAQLRAYGHDVDRWPKWSWSAGGVCVAMRDPERRVFVGGADPRREGYVVAV
- a CDS encoding IS110 family transposase yields the protein MQYIGFDIHKRYTFYTQMDATGQIRRQGKLTNSRDALAQFFGDVAEPARVVIEASMNWYHLYDLLETLAIPVTLAHPLRTRAIAEAKVKTDKVDSTILAHLLRTDLVPAAYIPPREIRDLRELLRYRAVLVRLQTMLKNRVHAILLKHGYECPYTDAFGGQGRAWLGTLPLRPVYQQALQGFLAVLDTLHAQILDASRTIDQEAKAKPLAQTLCSLPGVGHYTALLILAEIGDITRFPGPKHLVSYAGLAPIVRGSGGRVYTGHISKQGSTWLRWILIEAVLHAVRRPGRYQQIYQRLAPRKGAKLARVAAARELLTTIYWMLRHAH
- a CDS encoding ABC transporter permease codes for the protein MFRRRLTRNRAALVGGVVFVMVVLSAVLAPIVAPYQPDALDFTAMLAPPGPAHLFGTDEQGRDLLARVLYGGRISLSMGFVAVAIAAGIGVALGLVAGYYEGSIGSLIMRAMDVMLAFPGILLALAVVSMLGPGITPVMVAVGIASIPQFTRVTQSSALATKEVEYVLGARAVGSSPTRIVVRHILPNIFAPIMVLITTGLAATLITGAALSFLGLGAQPPTAEWGNMLANGRVYLETAPWITIFPGLAIMVTVMAINLFGDGLRDALDPRLK
- a CDS encoding amidase; this encodes MNGVADLLQEASVEEVAGFIRSRAVTSIEVTGACLERIHKLDGAHHVFITVLEEDALVAAARADDDVRRGRLIGPLHGVPVSVKDAFLMRGTPTTVGAAVLRTHAPTEGDAACLDRLRDAGAVLLGKVNVGSGIAWQAVALSQSRLPPAENPWRRGYTPGGSSSGSAVAVALGIGRTAEALGLRGLSKEQIAALVT
- a CDS encoding helix-turn-helix domain-containing protein encodes the protein MTLEDSVRHHRLMLMQRAAQLGNVTRACQEAGISRTLFYRWRQRLLRYGPDGLRPRPTRPARWPRQATPALEHAVLAYALLWPTHGPARIAAQLRQPRWGRWRVSASGVYGILKRHGLQTRWERLTRLEARALDVQGLLTERTRRRVVRPHVAAVQPGDLVCIDAFYVGKLKGVGKVWQLTACDAACSYAIATLVPRVTQATATAFLRTRVAPTYQRAGHPVRAVLPDGGPEFYGRFLTACRELGIEHRRTKPRHAWTTDESVKPPAWTRGWMRCRIVSDAGDPRAEE